In Chromobacterium rhizoryzae, one genomic interval encodes:
- a CDS encoding peptidylprolyl isomerase, with protein sequence MKRMLSMLALSALPAVALASPTVEMTTNKGNIEIALDSAKAPKTVENFVAYAKAGHYNGTVFHRVIDGFMIQGGGFDTKLNQKPTRAAIANEASNGLKNGIGTIAMARTADPNSATAQFFINVANNDFLDYKSPTPQGAGYAVFGKVTRGMDVVNRIAKTRTGSMNGMGDVPFEPIVIQKVTIKP encoded by the coding sequence ATGAAACGAATGCTGAGCATGCTGGCGTTGAGCGCGCTGCCCGCCGTGGCCCTGGCCTCGCCGACAGTGGAAATGACCACGAACAAGGGCAATATCGAGATTGCGCTGGACTCGGCCAAAGCCCCCAAGACCGTGGAAAACTTCGTCGCCTACGCCAAGGCCGGCCACTACAACGGCACCGTGTTCCACCGCGTGATCGACGGCTTCATGATCCAGGGCGGCGGCTTCGACACCAAGCTGAACCAGAAGCCCACCCGCGCCGCCATCGCCAACGAGGCGAGCAACGGCCTGAAGAACGGCATAGGCACCATCGCCATGGCCCGCACCGCGGACCCGAATTCCGCCACCGCCCAGTTCTTCATCAATGTGGCCAACAACGACTTCCTCGACTATAAATCCCCGACGCCCCAGGGCGCCGGCTATGCGGTGTTCGGCAAAGTGACCCGCGGCATGGACGTGGTCAACCGCATCGCCAAGACCCGCACCGGCAGCATGAACGGCATGGGCGACGTGCCGTTCGAGCCCATCGTGATCCAGAAAGTCACCATCAAGCCTTAA
- a CDS encoding OmpP1/FadL family transporter, whose protein sequence is MKAFAPSAVRLIPALVAGLLAAAPLAQAAGFQLSEQSVAGLGRAHAGAGLVGDDLSAVFYNPAGMTLIEGTQVQGGFTYAEIDAPFEGKGGFPAARQGSDNGRAKAEFIPNAYLVHQLSERARLGLGITVPFGLGASYDDNWVGRNHGISSSIMTVDFNPSFAYKLDDKWSFGAGVSAQYAKADLKQGAFFQGATGEIDADSWAYGYNLGLMYAFNQDNRVGLSYRSKLNHKARGDYKASGFNQSTLPGTSIPLPQKFHIDGTYAGGADVTTPESLLLSGFSRLNSKWALSATARWTNWSRFDQLVIKGNPLADTVINNHWKASWLFSVGADYNFNEQLTLRSGVGYETSPVRNASYRNPLIPDTDRVWLSLGASYKASKQLTVDAGYTYLMGVGDRDINHTAPSPLGNGDTLQGSYSSIRGHLLGVQMQYKF, encoded by the coding sequence ATGAAAGCATTCGCACCTTCCGCTGTTCGCCTCATTCCCGCGCTGGTGGCCGGCCTGTTGGCCGCCGCGCCGCTGGCTCAGGCCGCCGGCTTCCAATTGTCCGAGCAAAGCGTGGCCGGCCTGGGCCGCGCCCACGCCGGCGCCGGCTTGGTGGGCGACGACCTGTCCGCCGTCTTCTACAACCCGGCCGGCATGACCTTGATTGAAGGCACCCAGGTGCAGGGCGGCTTCACCTACGCCGAAATCGACGCGCCGTTCGAAGGCAAGGGCGGTTTCCCGGCCGCGCGCCAGGGCAGCGACAACGGCCGCGCCAAGGCCGAATTCATCCCCAACGCCTATCTGGTGCATCAGTTGAGCGAACGCGCCCGCCTGGGTCTGGGCATCACCGTGCCTTTCGGCCTCGGCGCCAGCTATGACGACAACTGGGTGGGCCGCAACCACGGCATTTCCAGTTCCATCATGACCGTGGACTTCAACCCGTCCTTCGCCTACAAGCTGGACGACAAGTGGAGCTTCGGCGCCGGCGTGTCGGCGCAGTACGCCAAGGCCGATCTGAAGCAGGGCGCGTTTTTCCAAGGCGCCACCGGCGAGATCGACGCCGACAGCTGGGCCTACGGCTACAATCTGGGCCTGATGTACGCGTTCAACCAGGACAACCGCGTTGGCCTGTCCTATCGCTCCAAACTGAACCACAAGGCGCGCGGCGACTACAAGGCTAGCGGCTTCAACCAATCCACGCTGCCGGGCACCTCGATTCCGCTGCCGCAGAAATTCCATATCGACGGCACTTATGCCGGCGGCGCCGACGTCACCACGCCGGAATCGCTGCTGCTGTCCGGCTTCAGCCGTCTGAACAGCAAGTGGGCGCTGAGCGCCACCGCGCGCTGGACCAACTGGAGCCGCTTCGATCAGCTGGTGATCAAGGGCAATCCGCTGGCCGACACCGTGATCAATAATCACTGGAAAGCCAGCTGGCTGTTCTCGGTGGGCGCCGACTACAACTTCAACGAGCAACTGACGCTGCGCAGCGGCGTGGGCTATGAAACCAGCCCGGTGCGCAACGCCAGCTACCGCAACCCGCTGATTCCGGACACCGACCGCGTCTGGTTGAGCCTAGGCGCCAGCTACAAGGCCAGCAAGCAGCTGACCGTGGACGCCGGCTACACCTATCTGATGGGCGTGGGCGACCGCGACATCAACCATACCGCTCCGAGCCCGCTGGGCAACGGCGACACGCTGCAAGGTTCTTACAGCTCCATCCGCGGCCACTTGCTGGGCGTGCAGATGCAGTACAAGTTCTGA
- a CDS encoding peptidylprolyl isomerase, which yields MIKLTTNFGAIVLELFADKAPKTAANFEEYVKSGHYDGTIFHRVINGFMIQGGGFTADMSQKPTNAPIENEANNGLANKAYTVAMARTMDPHSASAQFFINVSDNDFLDFKSESAQGWGYAVFGQVVEGQDVVDSIKAVRTGRSGPHQDVPAEAVVIEKAEII from the coding sequence ATGATCAAACTGACCACCAACTTCGGCGCCATCGTGCTGGAACTGTTCGCCGACAAGGCCCCGAAAACCGCCGCCAACTTTGAAGAGTACGTAAAAAGCGGCCATTACGACGGCACCATCTTCCACCGCGTAATCAACGGCTTCATGATCCAGGGCGGCGGCTTCACCGCCGATATGTCGCAAAAGCCGACCAACGCGCCGATCGAGAACGAAGCCAATAACGGCCTGGCCAACAAGGCCTACACCGTGGCCATGGCCCGCACCATGGACCCGCACTCGGCCTCCGCCCAGTTCTTCATCAATGTGTCCGACAACGACTTCCTGGATTTCAAATCGGAAAGCGCCCAAGGCTGGGGCTACGCCGTGTTTGGCCAGGTTGTGGAAGGCCAGGACGTAGTGGACAGCATCAAGGCGGTGCGCACCGGTCGCAGCGGCCCGCATCAGGACGTGCCGGCGGAAGCCGTGGTGATCGAGAAAGCCGAAATCATTTGA